A section of the Bacillus pumilus genome encodes:
- a CDS encoding TetR/AcrR family transcriptional regulator — translation MPAVTDKQEQIMKASLDLFIERGFDGTTMPMISKRANVGAGTIYRYFDSKEALVNILYQRSLSAFIEKMNTNSPDPKASIRAYFKHVFYCLVLFTKENPSGLYFLEIDRRSHYLDETSKEKMQHLLHELFLIFEEGKRDGIHPNLSGRTILSIVFGAFVQLHKQILADGIEPTGEFLEDIEQSLWRAISVAS, via the coding sequence GTGCCAGCAGTGACTGATAAACAAGAACAGATCATGAAGGCTTCACTAGACTTATTTATTGAACGGGGATTTGATGGCACCACGATGCCGATGATTTCAAAAAGAGCAAACGTCGGAGCAGGAACCATTTACCGTTATTTCGACAGTAAAGAGGCACTCGTCAATATTTTGTATCAGCGTAGCCTTTCTGCTTTTATCGAAAAAATGAACACAAACAGTCCAGATCCAAAGGCAAGTATCCGTGCGTACTTTAAGCATGTATTCTATTGCCTCGTTTTATTTACAAAGGAGAATCCAAGCGGGCTATATTTTTTAGAAATTGATAGACGATCCCATTACTTAGACGAGACGAGCAAAGAGAAAATGCAGCATTTGTTACATGAGCTATTCCTGATCTTTGAAGAAGGAAAAAGGGATGGGATTCATCCAAATCTCTCAGGTAGAACCATTTTATCGATTGTATTTGGTGCCTTTGTACAGCTGCATAAACAAATTCTTGCAGACGGAATAGAGCCAACAGGTGAATTTCTAGAGGACATTGAGCAAAGTTTATGGCGCGCTATCAGCGTTGCATCTTAA
- a CDS encoding STAS domain-containing protein — protein sequence MDKNRALYDYFMQHAEKLTETWYDSIEDDDPESIYRSTDSSIISELKRQNQDYYQHFIRALIEDKTYLHTEFKKWSEDLASDPKHLNTPLDYVVREYMSNQRVVLHYLKEFIKQRQDDIDIDRIFYWYDLISEAFNISIHVFIQQYVKNTTKKLVAQRDMIYELSSPVIVLKSHIALLPLVGDIDTARAKIILENTLKQCSQKGVQHLCIDLSGVVIIDTMVAQQIFDLVTSLRLIGVETTISGIRPEIAQTAVQLGLPFNEFRTAASLAHALERMTEFSPI from the coding sequence ATGGATAAGAACCGTGCATTATACGACTATTTCATGCAACATGCAGAGAAACTGACTGAAACTTGGTATGATTCAATTGAGGATGATGATCCAGAATCAATCTATCGTTCAACAGATTCCAGCATCATATCAGAGCTGAAACGGCAAAATCAAGATTATTACCAGCATTTTATACGTGCGCTTATTGAAGACAAGACGTATTTACATACTGAGTTTAAGAAGTGGTCTGAAGACTTAGCCAGTGATCCGAAGCATTTAAACACACCATTAGATTATGTTGTGAGAGAATACATGTCTAATCAAAGAGTGGTCCTTCATTACTTAAAAGAATTTATTAAGCAGCGCCAAGATGATATTGATATTGACCGCATCTTTTATTGGTATGATTTAATTTCAGAGGCATTTAATATTTCAATTCATGTGTTCATTCAGCAATACGTGAAAAATACAACGAAGAAGCTCGTGGCACAAAGAGACATGATTTACGAGCTAAGTTCACCTGTCATTGTTTTAAAAAGCCATATTGCGTTATTGCCGTTAGTAGGTGATATTGATACAGCGAGAGCAAAGATTATTTTAGAAAATACGCTGAAACAGTGCTCACAAAAAGGTGTGCAGCATTTATGTATTGATTTATCGGGCGTTGTCATTATTGATACAATGGTGGCTCAGCAAATTTTTGATCTTGTCACATCACTTCGGTTAATTGGAGTAGAGACAACCATTTCAGGAATCAGACCAGAAATTGCCCAAACCGCTGTACAGCTCGGGCTTCCTTTTAATGAATTTCGCACGGCAGCATCACTTGCTCACGCATTAGAACGCATGACTGAATTTTCTCCAATATAA
- the yneA gene encoding cell division suppressor protein YneA, protein MRLKESIIFIGVFSFIVGIFLSLIAVTSHNDPNQYVKIEVQSGDTLWGLADQVNDSKSIDKNAFIDWVTQHNDLASTEIQPGDILVIPVKKEHPVVYQLATVQ, encoded by the coding sequence ATGAGGTTAAAAGAATCTATTATTTTTATTGGGGTATTCTCATTCATCGTTGGCATATTTCTCTCACTTATTGCAGTCACAAGCCATAATGATCCAAATCAATATGTTAAAATAGAAGTTCAATCAGGTGATACGCTTTGGGGGTTAGCTGATCAAGTAAACGACAGCAAATCTATTGATAAAAATGCGTTTATTGACTGGGTCACTCAGCACAATGATCTTGCTTCAACAGAAATCCAGCCTGGTGACATCCTTGTCATACCAGTCAAAAAAGAGCATCCAGTCGTATATCAACTTGCAACAGTACAGTAG
- a CDS encoding bifunctional cytochrome P450/NADPH--P450 reductase yields MQQTSIIPKPKTYGPFKNIPHIKKGELSQTFWRLADELGPIFQFEFSKATSIFVSSHELAKEVFDESRFDKFIGSSLNKVRTFSGDGLFTSWTEEPNWRKAHHILMPAFSQQAMKGYHEMMLDIATQLVQKWQRTGRDEEIEVAEDMTKLTLDTIGLCGFDFRFNSFYKENQHPFIESMLNGLNEAMEQASRLPVADKLMIKRRKKFEENVDFMKTLVDDIIQERRKQDKTGNDLLSLMLHAKDPETGERLSDENIRYQIITFLIAGHETTSGLLSFAIYFLLKNPEKLKKAVQEADDVLQGELPTFKQVQKLTYTRMVLNEALRLWPTAPTFSLYAKEDTIIGGKYSIKKNQSVSVLLPKLHRDQAVWGGDAEEFKPERFLHPEKIPQHAYKPFGNGQRACIGMQFALHEATMVLAMVLHNMELIDHTSYELNLKESLTIKPNDFKIKVRPRKQQLFMAPPKEETKKSTTIEESKVKSHGTPLLVLYGSNLGTAQQIANELAEDGKAKGFDVTTAPLDDYARQLPDKGAVLIVTASYNGHPPDHAKTFVDWVTQDKEKDLTNVTFAVFGCGDRNWASTYQRIPRLIDEALESKGAKRVADLGEGDAGGDMDEDKETFQKIVFEQLAKEFQLTFQEKGKETPKLSVAYTNELVERPVAKTYGAFSAVVLKNEELQSQKSERKTRHIELRLPEGKKYKEGDHIGIVPKNRDVLVQRVIDRFNLDPKQHIKLSSEKEANHLPLGQPIQVRELLASHVELQEPATRTQLRELASYTVCPPHRVELEQMAGEAYQEAILKKRVTMLDLLDQYEACEMPFAHFLALLPGLKPRYYSISSSPKIDEKRVSITVAVVKGKAWSGRGEYAGVASNYLCDLQKGEEVACFLHEAQAGFQLPPSSETPMIMIGPGTGIAPFRGFVQAREVWQKEGKRLGEAHLYFGCRHPHEDDLYFEEMQLAAQKGVVHIRRAYSRHKDQKVYVQHLLKEDGGMLIKLLDEGAYLYVCGDGKVMAPDVESTLIDLYQHEKQCSKEDAENWLTTLANNNRYVKDVWS; encoded by the coding sequence ATGCAACAAACATCAATCATTCCAAAACCAAAAACATACGGACCTTTTAAAAATATTCCTCATATCAAAAAGGGGGAGCTTTCTCAAACCTTTTGGCGGCTGGCAGACGAATTAGGACCGATCTTTCAATTTGAATTTTCAAAAGCAACAAGTATTTTTGTTTCCAGCCATGAACTTGCCAAAGAAGTATTTGATGAGAGCCGTTTTGATAAATTCATCGGGAGCAGTCTGAATAAAGTAAGAACATTTTCAGGGGATGGGTTATTTACAAGCTGGACAGAAGAACCGAACTGGAGAAAGGCTCATCACATCTTGATGCCGGCGTTTAGTCAGCAGGCTATGAAGGGGTACCATGAGATGATGCTCGATATTGCCACACAGCTTGTACAAAAATGGCAAAGAACAGGCCGTGATGAAGAAATTGAAGTAGCAGAGGATATGACAAAGCTCACTTTAGATACGATTGGACTTTGTGGTTTTGACTTCAGGTTTAACAGCTTTTATAAAGAAAATCAGCATCCTTTCATCGAAAGCATGCTGAACGGGTTAAACGAAGCGATGGAACAAGCAAGTAGGTTGCCGGTTGCAGATAAATTAATGATCAAAAGAAGAAAAAAATTTGAAGAAAATGTAGATTTTATGAAGACATTAGTAGACGACATTATTCAAGAACGGAGAAAACAAGATAAAACGGGCAATGATTTACTGTCCCTTATGCTTCATGCAAAGGACCCTGAAACAGGTGAGCGCCTGTCAGATGAAAATATTCGCTATCAAATCATTACCTTCTTAATAGCTGGGCACGAAACAACAAGCGGGCTGTTATCCTTTGCGATTTATTTCTTATTAAAAAATCCAGAAAAATTAAAGAAAGCCGTCCAAGAAGCAGATGATGTGCTGCAAGGCGAACTGCCAACATTTAAGCAGGTACAAAAACTAACTTACACTCGTATGGTTTTAAATGAAGCCCTCCGCCTCTGGCCAACAGCGCCTACGTTCTCTCTTTATGCGAAAGAGGACACAATCATCGGAGGGAAATACTCGATTAAAAAGAACCAAAGTGTTTCCGTTCTACTCCCTAAATTACACCGTGATCAAGCGGTATGGGGAGGGGATGCGGAAGAATTTAAACCAGAGCGTTTTCTGCACCCTGAAAAGATCCCGCAGCATGCCTACAAGCCTTTTGGGAATGGACAGCGTGCATGTATTGGTATGCAATTTGCTCTTCATGAAGCCACTATGGTACTGGCAATGGTCTTGCACAACATGGAATTGATTGATCACACATCATACGAACTTAATTTAAAAGAATCTTTAACGATTAAGCCAAACGATTTTAAAATCAAAGTGCGGCCAAGGAAGCAGCAACTCTTTATGGCACCGCCGAAAGAAGAAACAAAAAAAAGCACCACCATTGAAGAGTCTAAAGTGAAGAGTCATGGTACACCACTACTTGTTTTATATGGATCAAATCTTGGTACAGCGCAGCAAATCGCAAACGAATTGGCTGAAGACGGAAAAGCAAAAGGATTTGATGTGACCACGGCTCCGCTCGATGACTATGCGCGCCAATTACCAGATAAGGGTGCAGTTCTTATCGTGACCGCTTCATACAATGGACATCCGCCTGACCATGCGAAAACATTTGTGGATTGGGTCACGCAGGATAAAGAGAAGGATTTAACAAACGTGACATTTGCTGTGTTTGGATGCGGGGATCGAAATTGGGCAAGTACCTACCAGCGTATTCCTCGTCTCATTGATGAAGCACTTGAAAGTAAAGGGGCAAAGCGTGTAGCTGATTTAGGAGAAGGTGACGCAGGCGGAGATATGGATGAGGATAAAGAAACATTTCAGAAAATAGTCTTCGAGCAGTTAGCAAAAGAATTTCAGCTCACCTTCCAAGAGAAAGGGAAGGAAACCCCAAAACTATCAGTAGCTTATACAAATGAGCTAGTAGAACGTCCTGTGGCGAAAACATATGGTGCCTTTTCAGCTGTTGTACTGAAAAATGAAGAATTACAATCTCAAAAAAGTGAGCGGAAAACAAGACATATAGAGTTGCGACTACCTGAAGGGAAAAAATACAAAGAAGGGGATCATATCGGAATTGTTCCGAAAAATCGTGATGTACTCGTTCAGCGGGTGATTGATCGCTTCAATCTAGATCCTAAGCAGCACATCAAGCTTTCTTCTGAGAAAGAAGCAAATCACTTACCTTTAGGTCAGCCCATTCAAGTAAGAGAATTACTTGCGTCACATGTTGAGCTTCAAGAACCGGCAACACGTACGCAGCTAAGAGAGCTCGCCTCGTATACAGTTTGTCCGCCTCATCGCGTGGAGCTTGAGCAAATGGCTGGTGAAGCATATCAAGAAGCTATTTTAAAGAAACGAGTCACCATGCTGGATTTACTAGATCAATATGAAGCATGTGAAATGCCATTTGCGCACTTTTTAGCACTTTTACCAGGTTTGAAGCCTCGTTATTATTCTATTTCTAGCTCACCAAAGATCGATGAGAAAAGAGTCAGTATCACAGTGGCGGTTGTGAAAGGGAAAGCGTGGAGCGGCCGCGGTGAATATGCAGGAGTCGCATCAAACTATTTATGCGATCTGCAAAAAGGAGAAGAAGTCGCCTGCTTCCTTCACGAAGCGCAGGCAGGATTCCAGCTGCCGCCTTCATCCGAAACACCGATGATCATGATCGGACCTGGTACAGGAATCGCTCCATTTAGAGGATTTGTTCAGGCAAGAGAAGTGTGGCAGAAGGAAGGCAAGCGACTAGGTGAAGCTCACCTGTATTTTGGCTGCCGTCACCCTCATGAAGATGATCTGTATTTTGAGGAAATGCAGCTTGCAGCGCAAAAAGGAGTTGTTCACATCCGCCGGGCTTATTCTCGTCACAAAGACCAAAAAGTATATGTCCAGCATTTGTTAAAAGAAGACGGCGGTATGCTCATCAAATTACTCGATGAAGGTGCGTACCTTTACGTGTGCGGAGACGGAAAAGTCATGGCACCAGACGTAGAGTCTACATTGATCGACCTCTATCAACACGAGAAACAATGCTCGAAGGAAGATGCTGAAAATTGGCTAACAACCCTAGCAAATAATAATAGATATGTAAAAGATGTATGGAGCTAA
- the lexA gene encoding transcriptional repressor LexA — MTKLSKRQLDILTFIKEEVKSKGYPPSVREIGEAVGLASSSTVHGHLARLETKGLIRRDPTKPRAIEVLDEEELNIPKSAVMNVPVIGKVTAGLPITAVENVEEYFPLPETFAAPDEQVFMLEIMGESMIDAGILDKDYVIVRQQSTANNGDIVVAMTEEDEATVKRFYKEDTHFRLQPENPSMEPIILQNVSILGKVIGVFRNIH, encoded by the coding sequence ATGACGAAGCTATCAAAAAGACAACTCGATATCCTGACATTCATCAAAGAAGAAGTAAAAAGTAAGGGCTATCCCCCATCCGTTCGTGAAATTGGAGAAGCTGTCGGTCTAGCATCCAGTTCAACGGTTCATGGACATTTAGCTAGACTAGAAACGAAGGGCTTAATAAGAAGAGACCCGACAAAACCTAGAGCGATCGAAGTACTAGATGAAGAGGAATTGAATATTCCAAAGAGTGCTGTAATGAACGTACCAGTCATCGGAAAAGTAACAGCAGGCTTGCCTATTACGGCTGTTGAGAATGTAGAAGAATACTTCCCTCTTCCTGAAACTTTTGCAGCACCGGATGAACAAGTGTTTATGCTTGAAATTATGGGAGAAAGTATGATTGATGCAGGCATTTTGGACAAGGACTATGTCATTGTGCGTCAGCAAAGCACTGCTAACAATGGAGATATTGTCGTCGCCATGACAGAGGAAGATGAAGCGACAGTGAAACGTTTTTATAAAGAAGATACACACTTTAGATTACAGCCAGAAAACCCATCTATGGAACCGATTATTTTACAGAATGTAAGTATACTAGGTAAAGTGATTGGCGTATTTAGAAATATTCACTAA
- a CDS encoding trypsin-like serine peptidase — protein MKKVKMLLPSLLVFGALSVPSFAHAASDSVLTSDYDMVTSDGKVISSSDFHNDSKSPSSFDKVDDLSSTVGEKVKPLSKYLKDSQTKVVIGDDGRTKVANTRVAPYNSIAYITFGGSSCTGTLIAPNKILTNGHCVYNTASRSYSAKGSVYPGMNDSTAVNGSAKMTEFYVPSGYINTGASQYDFAVIKTDTNIGNTVGYRSIRQVTNLTGTTIKISGYPGDKMRSTGKISQWEMSGSVTREDTNLAYYTIDTFSGNSGSAMLDQNQQIVGVHNAGYSNGTINGGPKATAAFVEFINYAKAQ, from the coding sequence ATGAAAAAGGTGAAAATGTTACTCCCTTCTCTACTCGTTTTTGGTGCTTTAAGTGTGCCTAGTTTTGCCCATGCGGCATCGGATTCAGTACTAACGTCTGATTATGACATGGTGACTTCTGATGGAAAGGTGATCTCTTCAAGTGATTTCCACAATGATTCGAAATCCCCCTCATCCTTTGACAAAGTGGATGATCTATCTTCTACTGTTGGCGAAAAAGTAAAACCACTATCAAAATATTTAAAAGACTCTCAAACGAAAGTCGTCATTGGAGACGATGGTAGAACAAAAGTAGCAAACACAAGAGTAGCACCATACAATTCAATTGCTTATATTACTTTTGGCGGCTCAAGCTGCACAGGGACACTTATTGCCCCTAACAAAATTTTGACAAACGGACACTGTGTGTACAATACAGCATCAAGAAGTTATAGTGCAAAAGGATCGGTGTATCCAGGCATGAACGATAGCACAGCAGTGAATGGCTCAGCAAAAATGACGGAATTCTATGTGCCAAGCGGATATATCAATACAGGTGCGAGCCAATATGATTTTGCTGTAATCAAAACAGATACGAACATTGGCAATACAGTCGGTTACCGTTCCATCCGTCAGGTGACAAACTTAACTGGGACAACGATTAAAATTTCTGGATATCCAGGTGATAAAATGAGATCGACTGGCAAGATCTCGCAATGGGAGATGTCAGGTTCTGTGACAAGAGAAGATACGAACCTCGCATACTATACGATTGATACATTTAGCGGAAATTCAGGCTCAGCGATGCTAGATCAAAATCAGCAAATCGTTGGGGTTCATAACGCAGGGTATTCAAACGGAACGATTAATGGCGGTCCAAAAGCGACAGCTGCCTTTGTTGAATTTATCAACTATGCAAAAGCGCAATAA
- a CDS encoding NucA/NucB deoxyribonuclease domain-containing protein, which produces MGTLLSGFGEEHAAKGADRYDHVIQFPKERYPETGSHIQEAIRKGHSDVCTIDRNGADARRQESLKGIPTKPGFDRDEWPMAVCFEGGKGASVQYVSPSDNRGAGSWVGHQMSGYPDGKRILFIVK; this is translated from the coding sequence ATGGGCACGCTGTTAAGTGGATTTGGGGAGGAACATGCAGCAAAAGGTGCGGATCGATATGATCATGTCATTCAATTTCCAAAAGAACGGTACCCTGAAACAGGCAGTCATATTCAAGAAGCCATTCGAAAAGGGCATTCAGATGTGTGTACGATAGACCGAAATGGTGCAGATGCCCGCAGGCAAGAATCTTTAAAAGGCATTCCGACTAAACCAGGATTCGACCGAGATGAGTGGCCAATGGCCGTTTGTTTTGAAGGAGGAAAAGGGGCGAGTGTTCAATATGTCAGCCCTTCTGATAATAGGGGAGCAGGCTCATGGGTTGGACACCAGATGAGTGGGTATCCTGATGGGAAAAGAATATTATTTATTGTGAAATAA
- a CDS encoding DUF896 domain-containing protein, with translation MISKNQLARINELSKKSKETGLSDAEKTEQKQLREEYLKAFRSSMKNTLKTVKIVDPEGNDVTPEKLKRERDQNLH, from the coding sequence ATGATTTCTAAAAATCAGCTTGCAAGAATCAATGAGCTTTCAAAAAAGTCAAAAGAGACCGGATTGTCAGACGCTGAAAAAACAGAACAAAAGCAATTAAGAGAAGAGTATTTAAAAGCTTTTCGTTCTTCTATGAAAAATACACTTAAAACCGTGAAAATCGTTGACCCTGAAGGAAACGATGTCACACCAGAAAAATTAAAAAGAGAAAGAGATCAAAACCTTCATTAA
- a CDS encoding YneB family resolvase-like protein encodes MNAIIYARVSTVKEEQETSLKRQEEELLALAAMHKMNVVKVIKEKASGYDLDRDGVFDMLATLREKSIDAVLIQDETRLGRGQAKIALLHCLFKENVKVYSTFHRGELELSEADEMVIEIVGVVEEYQRKIHNLKIKRGMRRAVEGGYQPELNLKQQDHAPGRERIEVPISEIVRLRKNNMTFAEIAATLQALGFDISKATVHRRYQEYEKGLIT; translated from the coding sequence ATGAATGCAATCATCTATGCGAGAGTAAGCACTGTCAAAGAAGAGCAGGAAACCTCGCTGAAGAGACAAGAAGAAGAATTGCTGGCTTTAGCTGCTATGCACAAGATGAATGTGGTTAAAGTTATTAAAGAAAAAGCAAGCGGGTATGATCTAGATCGCGATGGTGTGTTTGATATGCTAGCTACACTAAGAGAAAAGTCAATTGATGCTGTTCTTATCCAGGATGAAACACGTCTCGGAAGAGGACAAGCAAAAATTGCGCTTCTTCATTGTCTTTTTAAAGAAAATGTGAAAGTGTACAGTACGTTTCATAGAGGGGAGCTTGAGCTTTCAGAAGCTGATGAAATGGTGATTGAGATCGTCGGAGTCGTTGAAGAATATCAACGAAAAATTCATAACCTGAAAATCAAGCGGGGAATGAGAAGAGCCGTAGAAGGCGGGTATCAGCCCGAACTGAATTTAAAACAGCAGGATCATGCGCCTGGCCGTGAGCGTATTGAAGTGCCGATTTCAGAAATTGTTCGATTAAGAAAGAACAACATGACCTTCGCCGAAATCGCAGCAACTCTTCAGGCACTAGGTTTTGACATTTCAAAAGCAACGGTTCATAGAAGGTATCAAGAATATGAAAAAGGTTTGATCACCTAA
- the tkt gene encoding transketolase, whose protein sequence is METIELKSIATIRTLSIDAIEKANSGHPGMPMGAAPMAYALWTNHLNVSPQNPNWFNRDRFVLSAGHGSMLLYSMLHLSGYNLSIDDLKQFRQWGSKTPGHPEFGHTEGVDATTGPLGQGIAMAVGMALAERHLAETYNKDNFNVVDHYTYSICGDGDLMEGISSEAASLAGHLGLGRLIVLYDSNDISLDGDLDRSFSENVKNRFEAMNWEVLYVKDGNNIEEVTAAIEKAKQSTDRPTLIEVKTTIGFGSPNRAGTSGVHGAPLGSDEAKLTKEAYSWTFEEDFHVPSEVYDHFKEAVKDAGQKKEAAWNEQFAQYEKEYPELAAQLKLAIEGKLPENWDQEVPVYEAGSSLASRASSGEVLNGIAKQVPFFIGGSADLAGSNKTTIKNTDDFGKDHYAGKNIWFGVREFAMGAALNGMALHGGLRVFGGTFFVFSDYLRPAIRLAALMGLPVTYVFTHDSIAVGEDGPTHEPVEQLASLRAMPNLSVIRPADGNETAAAWKLAVSSTDKPTALVLTRQNLPTIDQAPEKAYEGVEKGGYVVVEAADAQPEALLLASGSEVGLAIEAQKALEKEGIRASVVSLPAWDRFDQQSDEYKESVLPTAVRARVAIEMGASLGWERYTGLDGDVIAIDKFGASAPGETIIEKYGFTVSNVVSRVKAKLNK, encoded by the coding sequence ATGGAAACGATTGAATTGAAATCTATTGCAACAATACGTACTCTCTCCATAGACGCAATTGAAAAAGCGAATTCCGGTCACCCTGGAATGCCGATGGGTGCTGCACCAATGGCATACGCTTTATGGACGAATCACTTAAACGTAAGTCCGCAAAACCCAAATTGGTTTAACAGAGACCGTTTTGTATTATCTGCGGGACATGGTTCTATGCTTCTATATAGCATGCTTCATTTAAGCGGATACAACCTGAGCATCGATGATCTAAAACAATTCCGCCAATGGGGTAGCAAAACACCTGGACATCCTGAATTTGGACATACAGAAGGCGTAGATGCCACAACAGGTCCTTTAGGACAGGGGATTGCCATGGCAGTTGGTATGGCACTTGCAGAAAGACATCTTGCGGAAACGTATAACAAAGACAACTTTAATGTTGTAGATCACTATACATACAGCATTTGCGGAGATGGAGACTTAATGGAGGGGATTTCCTCTGAAGCTGCTTCCCTTGCTGGTCATTTAGGCTTAGGACGTTTAATTGTTCTTTATGATTCAAATGATATTTCTTTAGATGGCGACCTAGATCGTTCATTCTCTGAAAATGTGAAGAATCGTTTTGAAGCGATGAACTGGGAAGTTCTTTACGTAAAAGACGGCAACAACATTGAAGAAGTGACAGCTGCTATTGAAAAGGCAAAACAAAGCACAGACAGACCTACACTGATCGAAGTGAAAACAACCATCGGTTTCGGATCGCCAAACCGTGCAGGAACGTCTGGTGTGCATGGTGCACCACTTGGCAGCGACGAAGCAAAGCTGACGAAGGAAGCATACTCTTGGACGTTTGAAGAAGATTTCCATGTACCTTCTGAAGTGTACGATCATTTCAAAGAAGCTGTAAAAGACGCTGGTCAGAAAAAAGAAGCAGCTTGGAATGAACAATTTGCGCAATATGAAAAAGAATACCCTGAGCTAGCAGCTCAATTGAAGCTTGCGATTGAAGGAAAGCTTCCTGAGAATTGGGATCAAGAGGTTCCTGTTTATGAAGCAGGCTCAAGTCTTGCCTCCCGCGCTTCTTCAGGCGAAGTCTTAAATGGCATTGCGAAGCAAGTACCTTTCTTCATTGGTGGTTCTGCTGACCTTGCAGGTTCAAACAAAACAACGATCAAAAACACAGACGATTTTGGGAAAGATCATTATGCCGGCAAGAACATTTGGTTCGGTGTCAGAGAATTTGCAATGGGTGCCGCATTAAACGGTATGGCACTTCACGGCGGCCTTCGTGTATTCGGCGGAACGTTCTTTGTTTTCTCAGATTACTTAAGACCAGCGATTCGTCTTGCTGCCTTAATGGGACTTCCAGTTACTTATGTCTTTACTCATGACAGTATCGCTGTTGGTGAAGATGGCCCGACGCATGAGCCGGTTGAACAGCTTGCTTCATTACGTGCGATGCCAAACCTTTCTGTCATTCGCCCTGCGGATGGGAACGAGACAGCTGCAGCGTGGAAACTTGCTGTATCTTCAACGGATAAACCGACAGCACTAGTTCTGACTCGTCAAAACCTTCCAACGATTGATCAAGCACCTGAGAAGGCATATGAAGGAGTAGAAAAGGGTGGATACGTTGTCGTGGAAGCAGCTGATGCACAGCCAGAAGCACTTCTACTCGCTTCTGGATCTGAGGTTGGTTTAGCGATTGAAGCGCAAAAGGCACTTGAAAAAGAGGGTATCCGCGCATCTGTTGTCAGTCTTCCTGCATGGGATCGATTCGATCAGCAGTCTGACGAATACAAAGAGTCAGTCCTTCCGACAGCAGTGCGGGCTCGTGTTGCGATTGAAATGGGAGCTTCACTTGGCTGGGAGCGTTACACTGGTCTCGATGGTGACGTAATTGCCATTGATAAATTTGGTGCATCTGCACCTGGTGAAACCATTATTGAGAAATACGGCTTTACGGTCAGCAATGTCGTCAGCCGTGTGAAAGCGAAGCTGAACAAATAA
- a CDS encoding IseA DL-endopeptidase inhibitor family protein, translating to MKKLFVLLTAIMLMISLQSTTLAASKKPATLTNKEALHIALDAREHFWSAMSGYKIKEHSDYKLKSFSYKDMTYNYLSKTFDTKKKLNSYLSQVFTKEAINQGLKDYQFIVHKGKMAVPVGDGDNMLNWDKATPKLVSNKQTVRTYEFTVPTLDGRKVKRTVTFEKGQKDWKVTKIDAVI from the coding sequence TTGAAAAAATTATTCGTTTTATTAACTGCTATTATGCTTATGATCTCATTACAATCTACAACATTGGCCGCTTCTAAAAAACCAGCCACTTTGACAAATAAAGAAGCGTTACATATTGCCCTTGATGCACGAGAACACTTTTGGAGTGCGATGTCAGGCTACAAAATTAAGGAACATTCTGATTACAAATTAAAATCATTTAGCTATAAAGACATGACTTACAACTATCTTTCTAAAACATTTGATACAAAGAAAAAACTAAACAGCTACCTATCTCAAGTTTTCACAAAAGAAGCCATCAATCAAGGTTTAAAAGACTACCAGTTCATTGTTCATAAAGGTAAAATGGCTGTTCCAGTTGGCGACGGAGACAATATGCTTAATTGGGATAAAGCAACACCTAAACTTGTCTCTAACAAACAAACAGTCCGCACATATGAATTCACTGTCCCAACACTTGACGGGCGCAAAGTAAAAAGAACAGTTACGTTCGAAAAAGGACAAAAAGATTGGAAAGTCACAAAAATTGACGCTGTTATCTAA